The genomic DNA GCTGCACGTGAAGTCAAATTGGAGCAAGGAACGTCTGGTTAAAATACTCAATAACAGACGCTGCTGCTTTAGAATGCTCCACACCTTTTCGCCAAGCCAGTCCAATGTCCATAGACGGAATCTCAAGGTCGGTAGTTGCTGTGCCGATGCGCTTCCCTTCCAATGACCAAGGACGGTAGACCATGTCGGACAATATTGTGACGCCCTGGCCATTGGCCACCATCGAACGAACGGCCTCAACAGAGGAGGTGCGTAGTGTTACGCGCGGTTGGTACGCACTATTAGACCAGTAGCGCATCGTCGTGTGTGCAGCTTCATCTACGGTGAGCATGATGTAGTCTTGTTTTGCAATTTCTTCAAATGTGGCTTTGCCTTGTCGAAATATCTCATGGCCGTTTGCAGCCCATAATCTTCTCGATGATTTTGCCAAAGTCTGGGTTTCCAACTCGGAGTTGGCAATGTTGGACGTCAGGACAACTGCCATATCGAACCTGTTTGACAGCAAGCCTTCTTCGATACTTTCGCGATTAAGCTCGCTGATCCGGATGTCGAGGTTTGGAAACCTCTGTTTGAGACGGTCCAAATGAGGAGGAAGGAAATAGCCGATAACAGTGTAGGTCGCGGCTATTGAGATTGATCCTTTTACCGGCGACTGTTTGTGAGCCATACGCTTAGCTTGATCTAGTTTCTCCAGAATTTCACGGGAAGAGGCGAGGAAGTCACGGCCAGCTTCGGACATTTCCATACCCGTCGCTGTCCGGAAAAACAGAGACGTGCCTAGTTCTGCTTCGAGCTCCTTGATGGCACTGGTTACTGCTGATTGTGAAATAGACAGTTGTGTTGCGGCTCGGCTGACCTGTCCGGATTCCGCCGTTGCAACAAAAAATTTTAGGTGCCGGAAGTTCATAAAATCACCTGTATCTCTTTCTATTAATAGGCTTATCGAAAAATCAAATGAATACCAAAACTGGCAATACCTCACTTTTTAAGGTAAATATAGAAAAATGTCCCTTTAGCAATCTATCGTTATCAATAATAGTTATATTGCTTTAGTTTAAATAGATATTTTACATATCTCCCAGATCAAGCCACCATTCATTCGAAGCTGTTGCTCAAGGATGTTAATATGATACGGGAACTCGTGGACCTGAACTGCGATATGGGAGAGGGCTTCGGCCAATGGGTGTTGGGCGAAGCACCCGAACAAGAGATCATGTCATTGATTTCCTCGGCAAACATCGCTGCCGGTTTTCACGCGGGAGATCCGAACTCGATGGATCGCGTCATTAAGCTGGCAAAAGAATATGGTGTTGGGCTAGGCGCACATCCCGGGTATCGCGACCTACAAGGGTTCGGCAGGCGCTATATCAAAATGGGCTCTGATGAGCTGGTCAACGACATCGTGTACCAAATCGGTGCAATCCGAGAGTTTGGCCGACGCCACGGAATTTCACTTCAACATGTGAAGCCACATGGCGCCCTATACATGGAGGCGGCCGTTAACGAAGAGCTGTCACAAATGATTATTGACATGCTCGCCAAAACCAGTGGCGAAACGATCCTTTTCTGTATGGAAACATCGAAGACTTACGAGCTTGCCAAGCAACATGGACTTCCTGTCGTCCGCGAATTTTTTGCAGACCGTGACTACGACAATAGCGGTGCCATTGTCTTCAAGCGGCAGGTCGGACGACCTGATCCAGAAGCGATTGCGGCAAAATGCTTAAAGGCTTGCAAAACTGGCAAAGTGACAACCGTCGAAGGTGCTGAAATGGAGATTGGTTTTGAATCAATCTGTTTTCATTCCGACACTCCGGGCGCACTCGAAATAGGAAAAGCTATCCGCTCGGCACTCTTGAATGCAGGCATCAGCATCGCATCAGCATCCACCGTATTGGCACAATCTAAATAAGAGACAAGGACCTCAATCATGGCCGAAATTCAATCACCACTTCCAGGTTCATTTTATCAAAAACCATCGCCGAATGAAGCAACTTATAAGTCCGCTGGCGATGCTGTTGCTGTCGGCGATACTGTTGGACTGATTGAAGTGATGAAGACATTCATCGAGATCAAATCTGAAGTCGAGGGTACTTTTGAGAACTATGTAGCCGAAGACGGGTCACCCGTTTCTGCTGGCGATACTCTTGCAAGATTGAGTAACTGAGTATGACGATTTCGCGCCTCTTTATCGCCAACCGTGGTGAGATTTCCGTACGTATTATTCGTGCTGCCAAGGAGCTTGGGATCACAACGATACAAGCCTATTCCGAAGGCGATGCCGAGATGTTGAGCGTCAAACTCGCAGATGAGGCCATCTGTGTTGGTCCAGCAAAATCCAAAGACAGCTATTTGAATGTTGTACGTTTGATGCAAGCGATCAAGGATTCCGGCGCAGATGCCGTTCATCCTGGATATGGTTTTTTGTCTGAAAGTCCAGAATTTGCACATGCTATTGAATCAGCTGGAATTACGTTTGTGGGTCCGACGGCTGCGACCATTGAGCGGATGGGTGATAAAGTTGAAGCGCGAAAGGCTGCAGAAGCGGCGGGCGTTCCTGTTGTGCCCGGATCCAAAGGTCGCATAGAAACTGTAGACGACGCAGCGCAAATCGCGAGCGATATCGGATATCCGGTCATGATCAAGGCTGCTGCAGGTGGCGGTGGCAGAGGCATTCGCGTTGCTGACAATGAGGGGGAATTGCGGTCCCTCGCGCCGCAAGCGCAAGCTGAAGCAGAAGCCGCGTTCGGCGATGGTGGGCTATATCTTGAACGCGCTGTTAGATCACCGCGTCATATCGAGGTTCAAATTCTGGGCGATGGCACAAACGCAGTTCACTGTTTCGAACGTGAGTGCTCGATTCAACGCCGCCGACAGAAGGTCTGGGAAGAGGCTGGGGCTGTATGTCTTGATGAGGAAACGCGTCAAACGCTATGTAAGTCAGCCGTCGCTCTAGCAAAGGCGGTAAACTATCGCGGCGCCGGAACACTGGAATACCTCTACGATGAGGCCACCAATGAGTTTTTCTTTATAGAAA from Octadecabacter antarcticus 307 includes the following:
- a CDS encoding LysR family transcriptional regulator; this encodes MNFRHLKFFVATAESGQVSRAATQLSISQSAVTSAIKELEAELGTSLFFRTATGMEMSEAGRDFLASSREILEKLDQAKRMAHKQSPVKGSISIAATYTVIGYFLPPHLDRLKQRFPNLDIRISELNRESIEEGLLSNRFDMAVVLTSNIANSELETQTLAKSSRRLWAANGHEIFRQGKATFEEIAKQDYIMLTVDEAAHTTMRYWSNSAYQPRVTLRTSSVEAVRSMVANGQGVTILSDMVYRPWSLEGKRIGTATTDLEIPSMDIGLAWRKGVEHSKAAASVIEYFNQTFLAPI
- a CDS encoding 5-oxoprolinase subunit PxpA, whose amino-acid sequence is MIRELVDLNCDMGEGFGQWVLGEAPEQEIMSLISSANIAAGFHAGDPNSMDRVIKLAKEYGVGLGAHPGYRDLQGFGRRYIKMGSDELVNDIVYQIGAIREFGRRHGISLQHVKPHGALYMEAAVNEELSQMIIDMLAKTSGETILFCMETSKTYELAKQHGLPVVREFFADRDYDNSGAIVFKRQVGRPDPEAIAAKCLKACKTGKVTTVEGAEMEIGFESICFHSDTPGALEIGKAIRSALLNAGISIASASTVLAQSK
- a CDS encoding acetyl-CoA carboxylase; translated protein: MAEIQSPLPGSFYQKPSPNEATYKSAGDAVAVGDTVGLIEVMKTFIEIKSEVEGTFENYVAEDGSPVSAGDTLARLSN
- a CDS encoding acetyl-CoA carboxylase biotin carboxylase subunit; its protein translation is MTISRLFIANRGEISVRIIRAAKELGITTIQAYSEGDAEMLSVKLADEAICVGPAKSKDSYLNVVRLMQAIKDSGADAVHPGYGFLSESPEFAHAIESAGITFVGPTAATIERMGDKVEARKAAEAAGVPVVPGSKGRIETVDDAAQIASDIGYPVMIKAAAGGGGRGIRVADNEGELRSLAPQAQAEAEAAFGDGGLYLERAVRSPRHIEVQILGDGTNAVHCFERECSIQRRRQKVWEEAGAVCLDEETRQTLCKSAVALAKAVNYRGAGTLEYLYDEATNEFFFIEMNTRIQVEHPISEMITGVDLVQEMIRVCGGEKLSMTQDEIVRNGHAIEVRINAEDPFMQFMPWPGKVGAMRIPEGEGIRFDHFLYEGYQIPPFYDSLLGKVIVHAPTRPEAISKLRAALQEIELAGLKTTIPLHLALADDPSVQEGAFHTQWLEPWLEAGNLTKTQQTGGAS